Below is a window of Microbacterium croceum DNA.
GAGGATCCGCTCCCCCGGCTTCGGGGCGACGGCGCGGGTCGTGGCGGCACGCCACAGTGCATCGTTGCCGAAGGTCATGGCCGTGTTGGTGCGGTCGTAGCCGGCCGCGACCTGGTCGAACATGCCGCTGACGCGGGCGGGGTCCTTGCCGAGATCGGCGCGATTGGGCTCGTTCGGGGTCACCTGATCCAGTGTAGGTGTCATGACCTGGGCGCGAGCCCCCGCTCCTCGAGCCGGTCGAGCCAGATGTCGGCGGTGGCGTCGTCGAAGGGCGCCACCTGCTGTCGGACCCGGTCTTCGAGGTCCAGGGCGAGAGCCTCCAACCGCGACATCACGTCGGCGGGATACCCGTAGCGGATGCTGTGCTCCGCCCACTCGTCGCGGTCGTCGACCCAGGTGCCGCGCTCGCCTTCGACCCGCACGACGTCGAGGTCCATGTCGATGCCGGTGGCCAGCAGGGGGTCATCCGACCACCGCACGTCGTAGCCGAGGTCGATGTAGATGCGCATGCCCTTGGGATGGTCACGGTTGACGGTGAGCGCGAAGTCGCCCTCCGGCGGGACGAGCGTCACGTTGGGCCCGGCGGCCACGAAGGCGGCTCCGGGTCGCGCGCTTCTCCAGCCCACGGGCTGGCCGAGCCAATCGCCCCATTGGTCGGCACCGAGGTACACGCACTCGTGCCGCCAGTGCGGCGAGTCGTCCCACTTGCGCCACTGGAAGATCATCTCGGCACCGGCTGCGGGACGTGCGTCACTCATCCGCCCACCCTAGAGCGACGCGCTGTGCGCGATGGCGTCCCGCCCCCAGCCCCGAGTCTTAGGCTGGAGCAGTGAGCAGCACGCTGGTCGTGGAGACCCGAGAGATCGATCCGGTCGAGGATCTTCTGGCCGCGGCGGACCCCGCGCGACCGCTGGCCTGGCTGCGACGCGGCGAGGGCATCGTCGCGGTGGGTGAGCCGCTGCGCGAGCTGCGTGCGTCGACCGGCTCCACCGGACTGCGCAGTTCCGCGCTCGCGACGGCGTGGCGCCACCTGGCGTCCGGAGCTCGGATCGACGACCCTGTCGGCCTTCCCGGCACCGGACTGGTCGCCTTCGGCGCGCTCGCCTTCGACGAGAAATCCGCCTCCGACAGCGTGCTCGTGATCCCCTCGCAGGTCATCGGACGACACGGCCATACCTTCTGGCGCACGACGATCCGCGCCGCGGACGCCCCCGACCCCGTCGTCGCCGAGGACCAGCCGTATGGGCCGCACTGGGCCGGCACGGTCGGTCCGGGGGCGCAGAGTCCGCAGGGCTATCAGGACTCGGTGCGCCAGGCGCTCGGGCGCATCGCTCAGGGGGAGCTGAGCAAGGTCGTGCTCGCGCGCGACCTCACCGGCACGATCCCGGCCGGTTCCGACCTGCGGCGTCTCGTGCGGGCGCTCTCGACCGGCTACCCCGACACGTGGGCGTTCGCGGTCGACGGGCTCATCGGCGCCAGCCCGGAGACCCTGGTGACGGTGCAGAACCGCACCGTCACGGCGCGGGTGCTCGCCGGCACGGCCGGGCGCGGGGCCGATGCCGATGCCGACACCGCCGTGTCTGCTGCCCTGGCCTCGAGCACCAAGGACCTCGACGAGCACCAGTACGCGGTGCAGAGCGTGCTCGCCTCGCTCCGCCCGCACACGCGGGCCCTCGCGGCGAGCGAACAGCCGTTCCTGCTCAAGCTGCCGAACCTGTTCCACCTCGCGACCGATGTGGAGGGGGAGCTCGCGGAAGGCGAGTCTGCGCTCGACCTGATCGGCGCCCTGCATCCGACCGCCGCGGTCGCCGGCACCCCGACCACCATCGCGATCGGTGTGATCCGCGAGCTCGAGCCCTTCGACCGCGGCCGCTACGCCGGGCCGGTCGGCTGGGTGGACGCGGAGGGCAACGGCGAGTGGGCGATCGCACTGCGGTGCGCGCAGTTCGAGGCGGGAGCGGACGACATCCACGTCACCGCCTACGCCGGGGCGGGGATCGTCGCGGGTTCCGACCCGGAATCCGAGTTGCTCGAGACGCGCGTGAAGTTCCGCCCCCTGGTCGACGCGCTGGCCTGAATCGGTCCGGGAGCCGGGGACGCGACCTCCACGACTCAGGCGCAACGGAACCGAACCCAACCGAATCCGCCGTTTCCGGCGCGAGCGAGGCCGATCGTTCTGAGTTGAGGCGGGGCTCGGCGGTCAGCTCGCCTCGAGGCGCTTCTTCTCAGCCTCGACATCGAACTCCGCGACCGGCCACTGCGGATCGATGTCCTCCAGCACCGCGAGCAGCAGCTCCTGCACGGCCAGCCGCGCGTACCACTTGCTGTTCGCCGGGATCACGTGCCACGGCGCAACCTCGGTCGAGGTGCGGTCGAAGGCTGTCTGGTACGCCTCCATGTACTGCGGCCACAGCAGGCGCTCGTCGACATCGCCGGGGTTGTACTTCCAGTGCTTGTCCGGCCGCTCGAGGCGCTCGCGCAGGCGTGCCTTCTGCTCGTCGGGCGAGATGTGCAGCATGACCTTGATGATGCGCACGCCGGATGCCGCGACCTGCGCCTCGAACGCGTTGATGGCCTCGTAGCGGCGCTCGATCTCGGAGGCGTCGGCGAGTGCGCGGACCTTGCCGATCAGCACGTCCTCATAGTGCGAGCGATCGAACACGCCGATGAACCCCGGCTCGGGGAGGCGCTTCTCGATGCGCCACAGGAAATCGTGCTCCCGCTCCTCGGGAGTCGGGGCCTTGAACGCCGCGAGCGCGACGCCCTGCGGATCGACGCCTCCGACGACGTGCCGCACGATGCCGCCCTTGCCCGCCGAGTCCATCGCCTGCAGCACCAGCAGCACGGCGTCCTGCGCCACCCCGGCGCGGCTCTCGGCGAACAGCCGTTCCTGGAGCGTGTTCAGCGAACCGAGCCCCTTCTCCAGGTCGAGGGCCCCCTGCGCCTTGCCGTGCTCGTAGCCTGGCGTGCTCTCGGGGTCGACGTCCGCGAGACGGAAGCCCTCGTCGACACGGAGGATGTCTGCCCAGCGGCGCGCATTCGTCATGTGCTCATCCTGCCTACTCTCGGCCGGTTCCGCACCTGTGGCGTCAGCGCGGCAGCGGGACCTCGATGAGCTGACGGCCGCCGCCAGGTGTGGTGAGTACCTGGTCGAGCGCCGTGCGAGTGGTCACCCGCTGGTATTCCCAGCCGTAGGCGATGGCCAGGTGCTCCAGTCGCACGGTGTGCGGAGTGTAGAAGGCGCGGTCCAGATCGGCGGGCGCTGCGGAGCTCGCGACCTCGAGCGAATCGAAGATCGTGCCGCCTCCGTCGTTGCCGACGATGACCTGCAGCCGCGGCTCGATCTCGTCCGGTGGTAGCAGCAGCGAGCCGACGTCGTGCAGGAAGGCGAGGTCGCCCAGCAGCACCCGGGTGACACCGGGCGTGCCGTCCGCCTGACTCGCCAGCGCGATGCCGGTTGCGGTCGCGATCGTGCCATCGATGCCCGCAAGACCCCGGTTGGCGTGCACCGGCACCTTCTTGCCGCCGAGCACGGCATCGGCCACCCGGACCAGCCGCGAGGACCCGAACACCAGGCGGTCGTGCGGCCACGTGGCCCGCCACACCGAGTCGACGAGCAGTTCCCGATCCAACGGCCGGCGCACCGCGTCGAGCTCGGCACGCACGGCGTCGCGTCGAGCGGCGAAGTGCGTGGAGGAGAGTCCGTCCTGGTCGGGAGCCGCTTCGCTGAGGTCGACGACCGCCCCGGCAGAGGCTTCGAGCCAAGCGCCGAGCCACTCCCGATCGGGGGTGCCGTCCGCGACGACCACGGACGCCGCCGCGCGAGTGCGGTGGTTGAGATCGAGTTGCTCGCCGCCTCGCCGAACCGCCACGACATCGACGTGCGGACGGGAGAGCAGTGCCGTGACCTCGCGGCTGAGCGTGGGATGCCCGAGCACCACGGCGCGCTCGATGCGACCGCCGAGGTCGTCGCGGCGCAGGAGCCCGCGATAGCCGTGCACGATCTGACGCCCGAACCGCGCTCCGCTGACGATCTCGGCGATCAACGGCCAGCCGCCGGCATGCGCGAGCTCCTCCGCACCGGCTCCGGCATCCGCCCCGGCGATCACCACCGTGCGTGGCCCTCGTTCCAGCACGAGCGGTTCGCCCGCCACGATCACGGGGGGCGGCCCGGGGATCGCGTCGGGCGTGGAGACCCCACCGGATAGCGGCTCACGCGACGGCAGGTTGAGGTGCACAGGGCCGGCGACTCCGGCACGACCACGAGCCGCGTCGGCGCCGAGAGCGACGCACACGACGCGCCCTGCCAGGGCCGACCACTCGTCACCGACCACCGGGACCGGCGCATCGATCTCTTCACGCGCCCACGACGAGAACATCCCCGGCTGCGCGGTGGCCTGGTTCGCGCCGACGCCCCGCAACTCCGGAGGGCGGTCGGCTGTCAACAGCAGCAGCGGCACACCGGAGTGGAAGGCTTCCATGGCCGCGGGCAGGAGGTTCGCTGCCGCGGTCCCCGAGGTGCACAGCACGGCGACAGGGAGTCCGGTCTCGCGCGCGATGCCCAGGGCGGTGAACCCGGCGACGCGCTCGTCGATGCGCACGTGCACGCGGAGCAGACCCTCGTCGGCCCGACGGACCGCGGCAAGCGCGAGCGCCTGGGAGCGCGAGCCCGGCGACAGGACGAGATCGCGCACGCCATGGGCGATGAGTTCGGCGATCAGCGACGCCGCGGCTTCGGAGGCGGGAGACGTGGTCACGCGCGAGGTTCCGGCGCCGGACCTTCGTCGGTCTCGTCGTCCAGGCGGGCGAGTTCCTCTTCGAGACGGCGGATGCGGGCGTCCTGCTCGGTCTTGCTGATGCTGCGCAGGAACGCGGGGTCGTCATCCGGAGCGAGCACCCGGGGGACGCCCTGATCATCGGCGCGGCGACGTCCGATCACGAACCAGAGGATCCCGCCGATGACCGGGATCAGGATCACGATGACCAACCACACGGGCTTTCGCACACCACGATGCCGCGTCGCCGGCTGCACAGCGCAGTCGACGATGCTGAACACCCAGAACACGGCGGCGAGGAAGCCGCCGACGATCAGTAGTCTCGCCACCCTTCCAGTCTAGGCGGGTCGACAGGAGCCGGGTCCGCCTCCCGATCCGCACCGACGCGCCGTTGCTAGACTGCGCGGGAAATGCCGCTCTCGCTCCTTCATCTTCCGCTGCGAGCGCGGACCGAGCAGATGCTGCTGGCGAAGATCGTCACGGCCCTCGGTCTCGCGCTCCTGCTCGTCGTGGGCGCCTGGTCGACGTCGCGCGGTGACGCCGATGTGCACGCCACCCTGTGTCTGGCTCCCGGAGCCTCCGCCCCGGCTGCCGCCGCAGGGGCCGAGCACCACGACGAGGGCGCCGCTGTGGACGTGCTGTCATCGGATGCCGCGCTCTGCGTGATCGCCGTGCTCTGCGGTGTGGCGCTCGTGCTCCTGCTTCGCCGTGTGCTCGCGCGCGGCCGCGGTGTTCTCGCGGGAAGAGGAACCAGGACGGTGCCGCTCGTGCGCGCGGGACCGCAGCGCATCCCCTCCGCTCTCACCCTCATCGAGCTCTCGATCTCCCGTACCTGAACGACCGCGTCGAACGAGCCGCCGCCCGCGGCACCCTTCCCCTGTCGTTGCACCCGTACCTGGAGACCCCTATGAGAACCCCTGTCAAGGCGACCCTGATCGCCATCGCCGTCGCCATCGTCCTGCTGATCGTCGGCATCGTCTTCGCCATCAACCAGCGCGCTGCCACACCGGAGCCGCAGGCCGGAGAGAAGCTGCAGACCGTCCGTGCCGACTCGCATGTGCTCGATCAGGGCGGTGCGGATGCCGTCACGGTCGTCGAGTTCCTCGACTTCGAGTGCGAGGCATGCGGCGCCTTCTACCCGATCGTGGAGGAGCTCCGCGAGACCTACGCCGGCGACATCACCTACGTGGTGCGGTACTTCCCGCTCCCCGGCCACATCAACTCGACCCAGGCCGCACTGGCCGCGGAGGCCGCAGCCCAGCAGGACCGGTTCGAGGACATGTACCACCGCCTGTTCGAGACTCAGGCGCAGTGGGGCGAGGGTTCCGAGGAGACCCCGGCCGTGTTCCGCGCGTTCGCCGAGGACCTCGGTCTCGACATGGCTGCGTACGACGCCGCGATCGCCGACCCCGCCACGCGCCAGCGCGTCGAGTCGGACAAGGCCGATGGCGAGAAGCTCGGCGTGAGCAGCACCCCCTCGTTCTTCATCGACGGCGAGCCCGTGGTGCTGCAGGAGTGGGACGACCTCGAGCAGGCGATCGAGAAGGCCGTGAACGGCTGAGTCCGGCCTCCCTGTCGGTGCCCGCTGCGGCACCGACAGGGCTCGCGCCGCGTTCCGAGCGGCGCATTCGAAGAAGGGCGGATGTGCCGCCACCCTCGCTACGCTGAGCGCATGACCGAGGCGCGAACGCACACGCCGAACCGCGTGCTCTCCATCGCGAGGCGCATGCCGGCGACGCTGTCGATGGTGCTGCTGATCGTGGCAGTGGGCGTGATCTGGCACGGTCTGTGGGCCCCGTTCGAGGACACGGCTCTGTTCCGCACCGTGGCGTACGGGCTGCCGAACCTCGCCGACGGCAAGTGGTGGACGCCGCTGACGGGCACGTTCTTCGTCAACCAGCCCTGGGTGTACGTGTTCACCATCTCCGGATTCTGGGGCATGGCGTACCTGGAGTTCCGACGCGGTTCGCGCGTGGCGCTCGCGTACTACTGGATCGGTCAGCTCTTCGCGATCTTCGCCACCGCACTCCTGCTGCTCGCGCTCTCTCAGTTCCCCTGGGCGTGGGCCGCGACGCAGGCGCAGGCGCTCGACGTCGGCGCATCCGGCGGCACCATGGCCTGCATCGCGGCAGCAGTCGGCCTCTTCCGCCCTCCCTGGCGGGTCCGCGGCTGGCTGATCCTGCTCGGGTTCGTCTTCATCGCGATGCTGTTCTGGGGCAAGGTCGCCGACCTCGAGCATCTGCTCGCGGTGCTGCTGATCCTGGTGGTCGACCGGTCTCTGCGCGTGCGCCGCACCACTGTGCGGGAGCAGCGGCTCATCGCCGTGGTCGCGATCCTCGTGCTCGGCGCGGTCGAGCTCATCACGACCTTCGTCGCGACCGACGGTCCCTTCGGCCCGACCGATCCCGCTTCCGGTGGCTTCATCGATCTCGCGATCGACCTCGTCGTGATCCTGGTGCTGGTCAACGGCCTGCGTCGGGGACGACGCTTCGCCTGGGTGCTCGCGATCCTGCTGGGTCTGTACAACCTGCTGGGTGCTGCGCTGGTGCTCACTCTCATCATCCTGACCAGCCAGGCGGAGCTCGATCTGCACTGGGACGGCGAGACCGAGCTCGTGATGGCCAACGGATTCCTGTGGCTGATCATGATCGTCTACCTCGTATGGGTGCGCCGCGCATTCCGCGCCAAGCGTCGCTCCCCTCTGGGCATCCAACCGCCGCCCACGATCGACGACGCGAAGACCGAGCTGCGCACGCATGGCGGCGGGACGCTGTCGTGGATGACCACGTGGGACGGCAACAGCTACGCGCGCACCAACGGCGGCATCCTCGCGTACCAGCGGCGCAACGGCGTGGCGCTGGCTCTCGCCGACCCGATCGGCCCGGCCCCGCTGCGGGCCACTGCGGTCGAGGACTTCATCCGCGACGCCGAGCTTGCGGGGCTGGTCCCCTGCTTCTTCAGCGCGGATGAGGCCACCCGCGCTGCCGTCCCGCCGACCTGGCGCAGCATCGTGGTCGCCGACGACACGATCGTCGACCTACCGGGACTGACCTTCACCGGAAAGCGCTGGAACTCCGTGCGCACCTCGCTCAACAAGGCGGGTCGCGAGGACATGACCTTCCGCATGACGCACCTGAAGTCGGAATCGTGGGGCGTGCAGCAGCAGCTGCGTGCGATCTCCGAGGCGTGGGTCGGCGACAAGGACCTGCCCGAGATGCGCTTCACGCTGGGCACGCTGGAGGAGGCGGAGGACCCCGAGGTGCGACTCGCGCTCGCGCTCGCGCCCAACGGCGACGTCGACGGCTTCCTCTCGTGGCTCCCGGTGTACGGCGAGGGCGGCGCGGTGCGCGGCTGGACGCTCGACCTGATGCGGCGCCGCGAGGGGGGCTTCGGCCCGGTGATGGAGTACCTGATCGGATCGTCGGCGCAGCAGTTCTCGGAGGAGGGCGCCGCGATCATGTCACTGTCGGGCGCGCCGCTCGCGCACGACTATCCGCCGGACGCGGGAGTGATCGCGGCGCTGAGCGATCGGCTCGCCGAGGCACTGGAGCCCGTCTACGGCTTCGGATCACTGCACCGGTTCAAGCAGAAGTTCCACCCGCGCTACGAGACCATGTATCTGCTGTTCCGCGACGAGAGCGACCTCACCCGGATCGGCGGGGCGCTGACGCGTGCCTTCCTGCCGGATGCGACGCTGCGGCAGTTCGCGGGTGCAGGCCTGGAGCTGGTGCGCGGCGGCGACAAGGACTGACCGCGACCGGGTCGGGTGAGCGGGGGCACGTGCTGCCACACGCGACGTGCAGGAGAAGTGCGAGATGCAGGAGCATCCACCCCCCGTTTCGCCCT
It encodes the following:
- a CDS encoding isochorismate synthase, with the protein product MSSTLVVETREIDPVEDLLAAADPARPLAWLRRGEGIVAVGEPLRELRASTGSTGLRSSALATAWRHLASGARIDDPVGLPGTGLVAFGALAFDEKSASDSVLVIPSQVIGRHGHTFWRTTIRAADAPDPVVAEDQPYGPHWAGTVGPGAQSPQGYQDSVRQALGRIAQGELSKVVLARDLTGTIPAGSDLRRLVRALSTGYPDTWAFAVDGLIGASPETLVTVQNRTVTARVLAGTAGRGADADADTAVSAALASSTKDLDEHQYAVQSVLASLRPHTRALAASEQPFLLKLPNLFHLATDVEGELAEGESALDLIGALHPTAAVAGTPTTIAIGVIRELEPFDRGRYAGPVGWVDAEGNGEWAIALRCAQFEAGADDIHVTAYAGAGIVAGSDPESELLETRVKFRPLVDALA
- a CDS encoding PPK2 family polyphosphate kinase — translated: MTNARRWADILRVDEGFRLADVDPESTPGYEHGKAQGALDLEKGLGSLNTLQERLFAESRAGVAQDAVLLVLQAMDSAGKGGIVRHVVGGVDPQGVALAAFKAPTPEEREHDFLWRIEKRLPEPGFIGVFDRSHYEDVLIGKVRALADASEIERRYEAINAFEAQVAASGVRIIKVMLHISPDEQKARLRERLERPDKHWKYNPGDVDERLLWPQYMEAYQTAFDRTSTEVAPWHVIPANSKWYARLAVQELLLAVLEDIDPQWPVAEFDVEAEKKRLEAS
- the menD gene encoding 2-succinyl-5-enolpyruvyl-6-hydroxy-3-cyclohexene-1-carboxylic-acid synthase, translating into MTTSPASEAAASLIAELIAHGVRDLVLSPGSRSQALALAAVRRADEGLLRVHVRIDERVAGFTALGIARETGLPVAVLCTSGTAAANLLPAAMEAFHSGVPLLLLTADRPPELRGVGANQATAQPGMFSSWAREEIDAPVPVVGDEWSALAGRVVCVALGADAARGRAGVAGPVHLNLPSREPLSGGVSTPDAIPGPPPVIVAGEPLVLERGPRTVVIAGADAGAGAEELAHAGGWPLIAEIVSGARFGRQIVHGYRGLLRRDDLGGRIERAVVLGHPTLSREVTALLSRPHVDVVAVRRGGEQLDLNHRTRAAASVVVADGTPDREWLGAWLEASAGAVVDLSEAAPDQDGLSSTHFAARRDAVRAELDAVRRPLDRELLVDSVWRATWPHDRLVFGSSRLVRVADAVLGGKKVPVHANRGLAGIDGTIATATGIALASQADGTPGVTRVLLGDLAFLHDVGSLLLPPDEIEPRLQVIVGNDGGGTIFDSLEVASSAAPADLDRAFYTPHTVRLEHLAIAYGWEYQRVTTRTALDQVLTTPGGGRQLIEVPLPR
- a CDS encoding PLD nuclease N-terminal domain-containing protein; protein product: MARLLIVGGFLAAVFWVFSIVDCAVQPATRHRGVRKPVWLVIVILIPVIGGILWFVIGRRRADDQGVPRVLAPDDDPAFLRSISKTEQDARIRRLEEELARLDDETDEGPAPEPRA
- a CDS encoding DsbA family protein, whose protein sequence is MRTPVKATLIAIAVAIVLLIVGIVFAINQRAATPEPQAGEKLQTVRADSHVLDQGGADAVTVVEFLDFECEACGAFYPIVEELRETYAGDITYVVRYFPLPGHINSTQAALAAEAAAQQDRFEDMYHRLFETQAQWGEGSEETPAVFRAFAEDLGLDMAAYDAAIADPATRQRVESDKADGEKLGVSSTPSFFIDGEPVVLQEWDDLEQAIEKAVNG
- a CDS encoding bifunctional lysylphosphatidylglycerol flippase/synthetase MprF: MTEARTHTPNRVLSIARRMPATLSMVLLIVAVGVIWHGLWAPFEDTALFRTVAYGLPNLADGKWWTPLTGTFFVNQPWVYVFTISGFWGMAYLEFRRGSRVALAYYWIGQLFAIFATALLLLALSQFPWAWAATQAQALDVGASGGTMACIAAAVGLFRPPWRVRGWLILLGFVFIAMLFWGKVADLEHLLAVLLILVVDRSLRVRRTTVREQRLIAVVAILVLGAVELITTFVATDGPFGPTDPASGGFIDLAIDLVVILVLVNGLRRGRRFAWVLAILLGLYNLLGAALVLTLIILTSQAELDLHWDGETELVMANGFLWLIMIVYLVWVRRAFRAKRRSPLGIQPPPTIDDAKTELRTHGGGTLSWMTTWDGNSYARTNGGILAYQRRNGVALALADPIGPAPLRATAVEDFIRDAELAGLVPCFFSADEATRAAVPPTWRSIVVADDTIVDLPGLTFTGKRWNSVRTSLNKAGREDMTFRMTHLKSESWGVQQQLRAISEAWVGDKDLPEMRFTLGTLEEAEDPEVRLALALAPNGDVDGFLSWLPVYGEGGAVRGWTLDLMRRREGGFGPVMEYLIGSSAQQFSEEGAAIMSLSGAPLAHDYPPDAGVIAALSDRLAEALEPVYGFGSLHRFKQKFHPRYETMYLLFRDESDLTRIGGALTRAFLPDATLRQFAGAGLELVRGGDKD